Proteins co-encoded in one Setaria viridis chromosome 9, Setaria_viridis_v4.0, whole genome shotgun sequence genomic window:
- the LOC117840583 gene encoding putative ripening-related protein 4 translates to MVDTRLLVLFALLQIMCFPFHEVSAATCHVSGVIRGKGRNCNRENGLDSCCIAGKHYPQFRCSPPVSAKTPAILTVNRFDNGADHVTRITSCDMRFHRDKELVVILSSGWLRLDGTNRCNKKIRVHANGRSVLAKVVDECDSVHGCKEENDFEPPCRNNVLNASPAVWKALRLNQTIGELKVTWSDV, encoded by the coding sequence ATGGTTGACACTAGACTACTGGTTTTGTTTGCCCTCTTGCAGATCATGTGCTTCCCCTTTCATGAGGTCTCTGCGGCAACCTGCCATGTCAGTGGCGTCATTCGTGGCAAGGGACGAAACTGCAACAGAGAGAATGGTTTGGATAGCTGCTGTATCGCAGGCAAGCATTACCCGCAGTTCAGATGCTCGCCTCCGGTGTCAGCCAAGACACCAGCTATCCTGACAGTCAATAGATTTGATAATGGAGCAGATCATGTAACCAGGATCACAAGTTGCGACATGCGCTTTCACAGAGACAAAGAACTGGTGGTCATATTGTCCTCTGGTTGGCTGAGACTTGACGGCACGAACCGCTGCAACAAGAAGATCCGTGTCCATGCAAATGGAAGGTCTGTCCTGGCCAAGGTCGTCGATGAATGTGACTCGGTTCACGGCTGCAAGGAGGAGAACGACTTTGAGCCCCCATGCCGCAACAACGTTTTGAACGCTTCACCAGCGGTGTGGAAGGCTCTCAGGCTCAACCAAACCATTGGAGAGTTGAAGGTCACATGGTCTGATGTCTGA
- the LOC117836102 gene encoding uncharacterized protein, whose translation MVVIELEPEEATRPSSTAAEEREAARPSSPASPEEQEAEEEEKEEAFEDALTDEQLREKARSQANDAKAEGNKLFGAGQYEEALSQYEMALQIVAELESAEDICSACHSNRAVCFLKLGKHDKAIKECTKALELNPSYLKALLRRAEAHEKLEHYDEAIADMKKVIELDPSNQQATISLFRLEPLAAEKREKMKEEMIGKLKDLGNSVLGHFGMSVDNFKAVKDPNTGSYSVQFQK comes from the exons ATGGTGGTGATCGAGCTGGAGCCCGAGGAGGCAACGCGCCCCTCGTctacggcggcggaggagcgggaggCAGCCCGCCCCTCGTctcccgcctcgcccgaggagcaggaggcggaagaggaggagaaggaggaggcctTCGAGGACGCGCTCACCGACGAGCAGCTGCGGGAG AAAGCTAGAAGCCAAGCAAATGATGCAAAAGCAGAAGGAAACAAGCTTTTTGGTGCTGGACAATATGAGGAAGCATTATCACAGTATGAAATGGCATTGCAAATTGTTGCTGAGTTGGAATCTGCTGAGGATATATGCTCCGCATGCCATTCAAATCGTGCTGTATGCTTCTTGAAATTG GGGAAACATGACAAAGCGATTAAAGAATGCACTAAAGCACTTGAGCTCAATCCATCATACCTGAAAGCCTTGCTCCGGAGGGCAGAAGCACATGAAAAGCTCGAACACTATGATGAAGCCATTGCTG ATATGAAAAAGGTTATTGAACTGGATCCTTCAAATCAACAAGCCACAATATCACTTTTCCGACTAGAGCCCCTGGCAGctgagaaaagggaaaagatgAAGGAAGAAATGATAG GAAAGCTGAAGGATCTGGGGAATTCTGTGCTGGGTCACTTCGGAATGAGTGTTGACAATTTCAAAGCTGTCAAAGATCCAAACACAGGTTCCTACTCCGTTCAATTCCAGAAGTAA
- the LOC117836815 gene encoding NDR1/HIN1-like protein 6: MADHQRIHPVDLESGNRPTAPLVPGGSFRSDKGDPAPRANNPHHYQQQQQRGHGHGPLPPPPRRVAPLAPLPPPQKRRGRGCCCRFLCCAAVTLVVLAVLAAAAAGALYLIFRPKAPRYSVDRLAVSAFQVDPSTLTARAAFDVSVTAANPNSRIGIYYERGSSLSVWYESYRLARGALPAFYQGHRNTTVLALAMAGEVQLGSAVVSGLRDAQQAGSVPLVFRADVPVRVELGSFKLWKVTSRVRCDLVVDRLMDLSSPIKIKASNCKFSLKL; encoded by the coding sequence ATGGCGGATCACCAGAGGATCCACCCGGTCGACCTGGAGTCCGGCAACCGGCCGACGGCGCCGCTGGTGCCGGGGGGCTCCTTCCGGTCCGACAAGGGCGATCCGGCGCCGCGCGCCAACAACCCCCACCACTatcaacagcaacagcagcggGGCCACGGGCACggcccgctgcctccgccgccgcgccgcgtcgcACCactggcgccgctgccgccgccgcagaagcgccggggccggggctgctgctgccggttCCTCTGCTGCGCCGCAGTCACCTTGGTCGTGCTggccgtcctcgccgcggcggcggcgggggcgctgTACCTTATCTTCAGGCCCAAGGCGCCGCGGTACTCGGTGGACCGCCTGGCCGTCTCCGCGTTCCAGGTGGACCCGTCGACGCTGACGGCGCGGGCGGCGTTCGACGTGAGCGTGACGGCGGCGAACCCGAACTCGCGCATCGGCATCTACTACGAGCGCGGGTCCAGCCTGAGCGTGTGGTACGAGTCGTACCGCCTGGCGCGGGGCGCGCTGCCGGCCTTCTACCAGGGCCACCGGAACACCACGGTGCTGGCGCTGGCCATGGCCGGGGAGGTGCAGCTGGGGAGCGCGGTGGTGTCGGGCCTGCGGGATGCGCAGCAGGCCGGGTCCGTGCCGCTCGTGTTCCGCGCCGACGTGCCCGTGCGCGTCGAGCTCGGCAGCTTCAAGCTCTGGAAGGTCACGTCCAGGGTGCGATGCGACCTCGTCGTCGACAGGCTCATGGACCTCAGCAGCCCCATCAAGATCAAGGCCAGCAACTGCAAGTTCAGCTTGAAGCTGTGA
- the LOC117837670 gene encoding uncharacterized protein, which produces MARTDSCLARVGAGAVIGGAVGGAVGACYGTFEAFRYKIPGLLKIRYIGQTTVGSAAIFGLFLGAGSLIHCGKSY; this is translated from the exons ATGGCGAGGACCGATAGCTGCCTCGCGCGCGTGGGCGCTGGAGCCGTAATcggcggcgcggtcggcggAGCCGTTG GTGCTTGCTATGGAACTTTTGAGGCATTCAGATACAAG ATCCCTGGGTTGCTAAAGATCAGATACATTGGACAAACAACTGTTGGCAGCGCAGCAATTTTTGGGCTTTTCTTGGGGGCTGGCAGCTTGATTCACTGTGGAAAATCCTACTAG